The sequence below is a genomic window from Campylobacter concisus.
GGTGTTAAAAATTTACTCTCTGCTGAGCTTTTTGCAAGCTCGCTGGTTGCTGATTTACACCTTATACCAGCTTTTGTTATTTTGCAAGTCTCTGAAAATATAACACTTAGCTATTCGTTGGCTATTGGCGCAGTCATTGCAAATATATTTTCACTAGCCTTGGTTTTAATAGAATCAAGTAAAGCTCAAGAAGAATTTTAGGAGAAAAAATGGCTGAAAAGAGAAAATATGAGCCTTTGAAGATAGAAAAAAAATGGCAAGAAATTTGGGATAAAAATGAAGAATTTGAACCAAAAGACGATCTAAGCTTGCCAAAAAAATATATCCTAAGTATGTTTC
It includes:
- a CDS encoding DUF6394 family protein — encoded protein: MNWGKVIYIFFALMSLTTTAEFLYDKNEIALFVAASINLVSTLLKIGVKNLLSAELFASSLVADLHLIPAFVILQVSENITLSYSLAIGAVIANIFSLALVLIESSKAQEEF